A part of Deltaproteobacteria bacterium genomic DNA contains:
- the nuoG gene encoding NADH-quinone oxidoreductase subunit NuoG — protein MVTVKINGIEVTVEDNTLILDAARQAGIDIPTFCYQADLMGVGSCRMCIVEIEGQKKLQPSCVTPVLHGMSISTETQAVQDARAGVLEFFLANHALDCPVCDKAGECELQDMVYRHGPHKGRHAEPKFKFHEKDYILSPVIVKNSNRCVNCMKCVRVCREVVGANVLGALGRGDHQEATSFARGLLDCDHCGNCIEVCPVGCFMRLPYRYKARPWDLKGADSVCSYCGTGCRIVLEERDGAAVRSKAQLGVGINGETLCARGRFGFDYMTSPDRLTTPLVRKSGGLVPASWEEAFEYIKDAVTSIPPDSIGGIASPRLTNEELYTFQKLMREALGSPNIDSSARWDHEAVEGFISAMAMDRGGVSVLDCVKTDTVFVIGANVSEENPVTDYLIRRYSASRNMNVIIASPRGMKLDSSANLVVRHMPAGESALLEAVSAAMSGQEPDPKALGQAGISADEAKKIAAKFKGSESISILAGTDFLRYPAGIGSLAKISAALEGLGKKVLRLPLLDRCNQRGAWEMGVHPALGPGYARREAAGAGTDSMLDAARAGSLKMLYLAGTDLLALNGDRGITRDALTKLKLLVVQDMFLTETARLAHVVLPGAALGEKDGTVTNQEGRVQAVKRLTRPPGKSMADLDIMTMLGNAIDPGFPSKIKSASVFDEIRREAGIYEAVDLAFNNKKNKGNGLDNKEALVRAASERLEAKSDLKSVAPAGPDSYPFVLVTGNHFFHSGTVSMRSETLIGLAREPLVEIGEEDAKKLGLSGGERVRVRGKNHEATMLLRVRKGTKKGVAFIPENFEGAPANMFSKRGEGIQRVMIERS, from the coding sequence ACCGTAAAGATAAACGGCATAGAAGTCACGGTTGAGGACAACACCCTCATACTGGACGCGGCGAGGCAGGCGGGCATCGACATCCCGACCTTCTGCTACCAGGCCGATCTCATGGGCGTGGGCTCCTGCAGGATGTGCATCGTCGAGATCGAAGGGCAGAAGAAGCTCCAGCCCTCGTGCGTAACGCCTGTATTGCACGGCATGTCAATCAGTACCGAGACCCAGGCCGTGCAGGACGCGAGGGCCGGGGTCCTCGAGTTCTTCCTCGCGAACCATGCCCTCGACTGCCCTGTCTGCGACAAGGCCGGGGAGTGCGAGCTACAGGACATGGTCTACAGGCACGGGCCCCACAAGGGCAGGCACGCCGAGCCCAAGTTCAAGTTCCACGAGAAGGACTACATCTTAAGCCCCGTAATCGTTAAGAACTCGAACAGGTGCGTAAACTGCATGAAGTGCGTCCGGGTCTGCCGCGAGGTCGTCGGGGCTAACGTATTGGGCGCGCTCGGCAGGGGCGACCACCAGGAGGCCACGAGCTTCGCAAGGGGCCTCCTCGACTGCGACCACTGCGGGAACTGCATAGAGGTCTGTCCGGTCGGGTGCTTCATGAGGCTCCCGTACAGGTATAAGGCCCGGCCCTGGGACCTTAAGGGCGCGGATTCAGTATGCTCGTATTGCGGGACAGGGTGCAGGATAGTGCTCGAGGAGCGGGACGGGGCCGCCGTAAGGTCCAAGGCCCAGCTCGGAGTGGGAATAAACGGAGAGACGCTCTGCGCGAGGGGCCGCTTCGGGTTCGATTATATGACGAGCCCCGACAGGCTCACAACCCCTCTTGTAAGGAAATCCGGCGGGCTCGTCCCGGCAAGCTGGGAAGAGGCCTTCGAATACATAAAGGACGCTGTTACTTCCATTCCGCCGGATTCTATAGGCGGCATAGCCTCCCCGAGGCTTACGAATGAAGAGCTCTATACCTTCCAGAAGCTCATGAGAGAGGCGCTCGGAAGCCCGAATATCGATTCGAGCGCGAGATGGGACCATGAGGCGGTAGAAGGCTTCATCTCCGCGATGGCGATGGACAGGGGCGGCGTCTCGGTCCTCGACTGCGTGAAGACCGATACCGTATTCGTCATAGGCGCGAATGTATCCGAGGAAAACCCGGTAACCGATTACCTCATAAGGCGTTATTCGGCTTCCCGGAATATGAACGTCATAATTGCCTCGCCGAGGGGCATGAAGCTCGATAGCTCAGCAAACCTCGTCGTTAGGCACATGCCTGCGGGCGAGAGCGCGCTCCTCGAGGCGGTCTCTGCCGCCATGAGCGGGCAGGAGCCTGACCCGAAGGCTCTTGGCCAGGCCGGGATCTCGGCTGACGAGGCCAAGAAGATAGCCGCGAAATTCAAGGGCTCGGAATCGATTAGCATACTGGCCGGGACCGATTTCCTGAGATATCCGGCCGGTATAGGCTCTCTTGCAAAGATATCGGCGGCCCTTGAAGGGCTCGGGAAAAAGGTGCTGAGGCTACCGCTCCTCGACAGGTGCAACCAGAGGGGCGCGTGGGAGATGGGCGTACACCCCGCGCTCGGGCCCGGATACGCGCGGCGCGAGGCGGCCGGGGCCGGAACCGACAGCATGCTCGATGCCGCAAGGGCCGGGTCGCTTAAAATGCTATATCTCGCCGGGACCGACCTCCTGGCCTTGAATGGGGACCGTGGGATAACCAGGGACGCCCTCACGAAACTCAAGCTCCTTGTAGTTCAGGATATGTTCCTCACCGAGACGGCAAGGCTCGCCCATGTGGTGCTGCCCGGCGCGGCGCTCGGCGAAAAGGACGGGACCGTCACAAACCAGGAAGGCAGGGTGCAGGCCGTAAAAAGGCTTACCAGGCCCCCCGGCAAGTCAATGGCCGATCTCGATATAATGACCATGCTCGGGAACGCGATAGACCCGGGCTTTCCCTCGAAGATAAAAAGCGCATCGGTATTTGACGAGATACGGCGGGAAGCCGGGATTTACGAGGCGGTTGACCTGGCGTTCAATAATAAAAAGAACAAGGGGAACGGCCTCGACAACAAGGAGGCCCTTGTAAGGGCCGCCTCGGAACGGCTTGAGGCCAAGTCTGACCTCAAATCCGTAGCCCCGGCCGGGCCTGATAGCTATCCCTTTGTGCTCGTGACAGGGAACCACTTCTTTCATTCAGGGACGGTATCGATGAGGTCCGAGACCCTTATCGGGCTTGCCAGGGAGCCCCTGGTCGAGATAGGCGAGGAGGACGCGAAAAAACTCGGCCTCTCAGGCGGAGAGCGGGTGCGCGTGAGAGGGAAAAACC